The sequence cttccctctcttttcactGTCATCCCTTTCCCACCGcttccttttctcttcctccgtTTCCCTCTAGTCCTCTTTTATCTACTGTTCTtttgacttctctctctcttttctccttatGTCTTATCTCCCCTCTGTGAGACTAAAACAGTCAATTGAATAACAGAAACTTTATAACTGACTTTATAGCAAATTAGTAGATACAGTAGGTCAAGCTTATTTGTGCCTTATTGGAAAAAATTATATCACCTTTAAGAGGTACACAATTTACACAATCAAAATCATACGCACACACTGGTATACATTTGAGCAATTCCTATTGCTTTTACCAGTACACTACATGGATAATCAACATTAACATCACATACAAAAATAGGTAATCTTCACTTCATAGCTTATTTGTGTCTGTGAACAGCTGGACATGCATCATGACGCACCTCTGCTGACTCAGTGCATTACAGGTCATTGTCGCCGGGTGATGTCATCATGATGCGACACCTCTCCCAACTCCGACGAGTCTTTGCACAGTGACAACGCACATCTCTCTAACCCATCCCAGGGACCCTTATCTCTGTTCCGAGCCCCAGACAGGAGAGCCGGGAGCAGGCCCAGACAGCtcgtcccccaccctcccccaggacTAAGAGCCACGCTCGGAGCTGCGTTTGGCCAGTTCCCTCTCCAGCTTGTCCCTCAGCTTGTGGAAGGAGGGCCTCCGGCGAGGCTCCTTCTCCCAGCAGCTCCTCATCAGCAGGTAGACCCCCGCGGGGCAGTCCTCCGGGGCCTCCATGCAGTAGCCCTGCTCCACATGCTGCCTCACCTCACTCAGAGACTGggggacggacacacacagacagacacacacacacacacacagacagacagtgacagaaaggcggagagatgggagatgaatggactgcatttatacatataccgcttttctaccttagcggcaacTCAAAGcggctttacaatgtttgcctgtCGGTCGCCCCTTCATACTCGCACTCACGCATACCGACGGCGGCGAGCTGCCGCGCAAGGCGCCGGACTGCCCGTCGGGAGcgacttggggttcagagtcttgctcaaggatacttcggcacatggcctgggaggagtcggggatcgaaccgccaaccttgcgattaacagacgaccccctctaccccctgagccacagccgtcCCGCACGATGAAAGGAAGGCGACGTTAGATTTCGGAGGATCAAGTGCACTTCGCCACCTCGAGTCGAGCATACGACCACCGCGTCAATCAGCTTTCTGGCCTAGGAATGGCCCACATACAGGATCTATttctatagggagtcaggtggctgagcggtgagggaatcgggctagtaatccgaaggttgccagttcgattcccggtcaagccaactgacgttgtgtccttgggcaaggcacttcaccctacttgcctcgggggaatgtccctgtacttactgtaagtcgctctggataagagcgtctgctaaatgactaaatgtaaaatgtatttccCTCCATGTACTGTACGTTCATGCTGACGACCTAAAATAACATTTACTGTTCTAAGGCAGCAGGGCAGGTAGTAATCCGTAATCTCCTTCCTTTTGAGCCGTCATCTTCTCTAGAGCATGGGGGCACACGCGTACACTCTGtcaccctcactcccctcccttcttcgaGTGTATTGGTTCTCGCTCTGTGGCTGTTGTCTTAGAGACGGTTATAGGAGGTCTAATCCCAGGTTATCCTGTGCTTGTTGCCTGCTTAGCACAGGGATGGTCGTCTGAGGACAATTAAACTGGCCTGGCCTGGGGACAAAACCTTCATGACAACAGGCCTGGGTAAGGGATAGCTTTGTTCTTCATGCTAActaggcggagggagggggtgggggggggtgcacactGGCTTTGCTCTTAAGGACAACCGTCCTGGGGTAAGAGGTATGACGTCTGGGGTGGTAGCTGGACAAGAACGTTTGCTCTGGGGTGACACGGATGTCGTTTCTCGACACGATGCGCTTTCAGACCGGCATCGACTGAGCAGGTCGTCTACACAGGACCGGGACTGTGAGAAACGTGGAGTTTGGACAAGACGGTCTGAGTCCAGAAAGCTTGTGAGGGCCCCCTAGTGGTCACTCTGGGCAGCTTGCGCTGGACCAGTCTTAGTGTGTCActatgatggatggatgaggtcAAACCAGTACAGCTGGTGTCCAGTCACATTGGAGGGGTTTAACTGGGATTTAATCAAACTGGTTAACGGTGGGGTCAAAGTGGTGTTAACTAAAAATATTGCCATGTTAACAGGATtcagtcctggtgtgtgtgtgtgtgtttactttcaAAGTAGAGGGACATTTGGTGGTCAAGAGACATTTGATCCAATGAAATAAACCGGTTCAAATCGATTCCATTCCATGCCTCTAGGGTGTCCCATCCTTCTCGTCACACTCACCATCTTGGGGTAGGGCTGGCGTCCGTAGGAGAAGGTCTCCCAGAGAAGAACCCCGTAACTCCAGACATCCGACCGGGTGGAGAACTTCTGGAGGAGAAATACCACAGTGACGTCAACCGCAAACCCATCGCAAGCCCTTTTTTCCATCCTGCCCAGCACGGCACATTGTATGACGCCGACCCCAGGATTAGGTCTGCTTCAGCCTGTTCTTACCTTGACCTGGAGCCGGGTTCACCCTAAAAATATCCTGCCACTCTTAATAGGACCACCCCATAAAAACGTTACCAAAACTGTTCAAATCATTCGGTTCATTCTTTCAAGCACTTTGCTTTTGGCTGATTCggttcaatacatttacatttagtcattgagcagacgctcttatccagagcgacttacagtaagtacagggacattccccccgaagcaagtagggtgaagtgccttgcccaaggacacaacgtcattttggcacggcggggaatcgaactggcaaccttcagattactagcccgactccctcaccgctcagccatctgactcccaataGACCCTCGCAAGCAATTAAAACGGCCATGCAAACGTGCAAACTCTTTGATTCCCTCCAAGGTCAACATTCCCACATGTGGCTCTTTGCATTCAGGCACCAGccacccctcacctctttcTTAAGCGCTTCCGGAGCCGTCCATTTGACGGGGAGCTTGGCGTTATCCGACGTCTTACAGTCCACTTTGGCCAGCCCGAAGTCGCTGACCTTGGCCACGCCCTCGTCCGACACCAAGATGTTGCGTGCGGCCAAGTCCCTGTGGACCAGCTTTAAAGACTCCAGGTACTCCATCCCCTCACACACGTctctgcgcgcgcacacacacacacacgttgcaaTTGATTCGTCCACTCTTGGAAAGACGTGACCGACTAATTGCCGCGAAGTGATGAGAGGCCAATGTCAAATGGGTACAGATGACGCAGTCAGTTTTTAGCGGCCTGTTTCATCTGGAAAGAgcactgaggagggggggggggggggggggagagactgtGAGCGTGTGCGGTGTGAGTGTGCGGATTGTAGGAGAATGTGGGGCGCAGGAGAGTGTGTTGGACCACATGGGGTATTTCAGAAGGTAGAAGAGGGCTGGATTATGGGGCGTTTTAAAATGCGTTCTATCATggggtgtataagtgtgtgttagaTGATGGGGGTGTCTAAACGTGTTCGATTAGggggtgtataagtgtgtgttagaTGATGGGGGTGTCTAAACGTGTTCGATTATGGGGTGTAAAGGTATTCCAGGATTCGGTAGGCACTCACAAGGCAAAGTGAAGCAGCTGGACAGTGCTGATGATCGATCGTCCCCTTGTTCGCAAGAAATTGACCAGGttaccctaaacacacacacacacatccagtttgGCAGTTGAACTATCGCATCACTGTCTTAGTTCTCAGACACCCATCTTTAGTACCTTGGCCATCAGCTCTGTGACGATGTGGAGTCCGTCGTTCAGTATCACTCCCAACAGACGCACCAGGTTCTTGTGTTGCAGTTTCCTAGGCGGAATCATGGTGCAACTGTCATTCAACACAACCGTGTACCAGGTAACGACCGCTCAGTGAAAGTCTgcaagctcacacacagacacctgtctttcttactctctctcgagcgcgcacgcacacactcacgtcaTGACGGTGGTCTCCTGTAGGAAGGCCTGGGCCGTGACATCACATTTGATGTTCTTGACTGCCACCTGCTGGCCCATGTACTCTCCTGCATAAACGGCTGTTGGAGGACAGCAGGGGTTAGGTGTCGTCTAGAACCAGGCCCCCATCTCAAACCTCGAATTAcagctccccccctcctcccgtccTTCTCAGCAGAAAGAAACAGTGGCTTCACTACACAGCTCTCACCAGTCCAAGCGTGGTAGATCGGTGATTtttgaaggaagagagagagtaaggtcGCACGTTTGGAATGCCCTCGCAAAAAAAGACGGGTTGATAACACCCGTTCGAGTTCAactggaggagggaaaggagtgtgtgtcaaGGCCTTACCTCCAAACTCTCCCTCTCCAATACACTTGCCCAGAACCAGCTTCCTGATGTCAAGCAGCCACCcagctataacacacacacacacacacacaatcaggaaAACGGTCTCACTCAGGGCGGAGACTGCACGTGAAGATGGAGGTTTTGGAAGTGGCACCAGCGCTTACTCTTAGACAGCTCCAGCTCCGCCGATCTGGTGCCCTCCTTGTCTTTGGGCTTCTGCAGAATGGTGGCAATGGCCCCTTTGTTCTTCGAGTAGaactacagacaaacacacacacacattttggttTTCAGACAGTTGCTTTGCTGTGGACATTTTTGGTTGGAACTTGAACACCGAATCGCTTTTCTTCTTCATGTCATTGGGTGCTGATTATTATGCTGGCAGTCCTGTCCTACGTGCTTCCAATGGAACAATGACAAACGCCTTGCATTGCGTTAGGAGCCAACAGACGAGTTCCACATTCCACATCCGGCAGTGACACATCCTGACCTAACCCCTCAACTATCGCTCCAGTTTCTGTCAGGAGCCGTCAGTCTGAAATGTCACTCAGTCTGCTCTCTGGAGCAGCtggctccaccctcctccctggagTTACTCAGTCCTGtgactcagaccccccccccccccccccccccccgacatctGCATTGAAGAGATCAGGAAGCGTTCCGACTTCCTAAACCCTCATATCTCTCAGCCTCACGGCGAGGGAGTCGAAACACAGTCGATCACAGATAAACCATAAAAGTTCCCTGGACACAGTGCCAAGCGTGAAAGTGTTTTTCCCAATGAGGAAGACTCGGTTGATTGGCTGTACATCTTTGGTGACTATCAAGAAATGTACTCAGGCACTCAAAGtaatcaaaacacacaaaagatTCCATTTACGCAATAACTTCTAAGGAGACTCTGGATTGATAGGGAGGTCCTGTGCCACCCACCTCAATCATGTCTCGGAGGTTGTAGAAGTACTGGTTGTTGTCAATGGTCAGCTTGTTGTCACGGTACATGACCCGGTAGTGGATTACCTCACcagagacactgacacacagaacGTAGTCGCCAGGGTGACGGACAGACTCCCGAACCAGGAAGAGGCCATCCTCCATAGGGCGAAGTTTGGACACAGCCTCCGGGCCTGAAATCTTGCCATGGAACCATCTGGATTGGACTGGATTGGACCAGTGTTGGGGAGATGAGGGTTAGTGACAAAAGGTTAGTCACTGAGGCACCTCTCAtttcccttctttttttttttttgtggaaaGCTACAGGAACTGAGACACATCAAAACATCAAGGAAATACCAGTTCTCTGTACGACAGTTATAACACGGTGACATGGAGCAGTTCTGTAGTAGAACACAGGGACATGGAGCAGTTCTGTAGTAGAACACAGGGACATGGAGCAGTTCTGTAGTAGAACACAGTGACATGGAGCAGTTCTGTAGTAGAACACGGTGACATGGAGCAGTTCTGGAACAGTGACAGTGACCTACGgcatgaggctgaggctggggtcaaTGCGGatggcctctctctcccgtACGTTGGCGCTGGAGATGACTCCCTCGGCTCCTGAGACGTTGCTTCTCGCCCTGTAGCTCCCTCTCATCTAGAAACACAGCACCACAGTTGACCTATACGATTAGATTCAAACATACAGATATGCATGTCAAGTAAAGGTTGAGTCATTAAGTAAATATTCTAATTGAATACATGTTTTATTcagcacaaaaaaacaaaacaaaaaaaaacgtaaaCGTAAAACAAAAACACCAGTCATAGTAGATGACTTTAAGAAATTGAGTATGATAATAGCCTACCTGTTGATACACTACATTGATAATAACGTAAGGGTTTCAGGTAGCGTTGCTTACCAGTCCTGCCTCGAGGATCGTTAGGATGTCTCCTTTTCTGTAGGCTAGTTCGCCAGCTTTGGGTTTGCTGTGGTCACCTTTAGCCACACATTGGGTTCCACAAACCCAGCTCTGCGGGGAAGAGCCAAATGATACTTATAGCTGACAAAAACGTGCCAACGCGTCAAAATACAAGTTATTGTATTGTTGGTATTTGAGGGCATTGAGAACGGTTGAACCGTAAAGTGACAGGTGAAACTTACCTCAGCCATCTtcagaagacagacacacagtgctcAGAGACTACAACACCTGTCAATAGTAGCTGATGCTGAAGGACTCAAAGAGCGGATATGAGCTGTGAACGGATGCGGTTATTTAAAGTAGCCTAGGTGTCAACATAGCCATGAGGCTATAAGGTAATTTCCCTGTTCGATAAATATATCCTTTCAGTCATTGACAAGCTTGCGCGACGGGGGGGAAAAAATCGCTAGAATGCAGTATTTCTTAATCATTGAGCGCACTAGTCTTCTGCAGTTTAGCGGCGCTGAAATGATGTGTCGCATtccagtagtctactgtacgaTGTTGTATTGAACAAAGGACACAAGTTATGACGTACAGCGAATGCTTGATCCAATCGAAAGACTTAATTATGAAGGCGCGTCTGAAATTGACAAGCAGTCTGTGGTATCATCTTTTGGTTGAAGTCTTTTCTCTTACAGTTCATGACCACTCCTACGATGACAAGTAACGGTGCACTAGATAAACTATATGGGCATGGCATTTACAAGGAAGTAATGGTGCTTGGTTACGTAATACGATAGCACAAAATGAAGGGTTTTCaattgtttattatttattttaggcAGCACTACAAAGACATTCGAATTATATGACAGCAACGTTCACGCTCCTTTTTAACAATACAAAGGTGATTGCAAACATCCTCTCAAAGTGAAACTGAACAAATAAAAACGAACACGGGAGAAAATGTTTTTCATAAGTGAAAATCTATGTTTAAAGAACAAGCTTgtttacaaataaaaataaaaacacccaAAGAACTACTGCACATCTTTTTGTGCATTTCCCCCAGTTCTTCAACAAACATATTGGTGGATATCTAAGATATTTTGATACAGTAACTATTAATTAAATGTTCCCTTCTAGGATCTTTCAGACATAAGGATATGAACTCTATTACACAGAGCAGACACAAGGAGTCAAATACCTGTTCACCTTTGATCTAATCAGTAGATGTACATTATTCTACACcagttctctctcacacacactctctctctctctttctcacacacacaccctctctctctctcacacacacacacatacatacacacacaccacttttcagaaataaaaggtTAAGAGGCAAATGAACAAATATGGCTGCATATAAGTAAAATCATTGTCATCTTGTAAGTGCTTCATTCTCCGTGCATGCTAGACTGTGCAACATAAGCAAGTCCTCTCTTTTCATGAACGCGTACAGCATCTCCTCAAAGCTACCGCACGGTAACCTTTAAAAGCCTCCTAAAAGTGTTTTTTCGTGGTGCAAAACATTTACTTTACAAGTGTCGGAAAAATGCAAGatgttggagagagagtgtgtgtgtgtgttttcgtgtgtgtgtgt is a genomic window of Osmerus mordax isolate fOsmMor3 chromosome 26, fOsmMor3.pri, whole genome shotgun sequence containing:
- the matk gene encoding megakaryocyte-associated tyrosine-protein kinase isoform X1, with amino-acid sequence MAESWVCGTQCVAKGDHSKPKAGELAYRKGDILTILEAGLMRGSYRARSNVSGAEGVISSANVREREAIRIDPSLSLMPWFHGKISGPEAVSKLRPMEDGLFLVRESVRHPGDYVLCVSVSGEVIHYRVMYRDNKLTIDNNQYFYNLRDMIEFYSKNKGAIATILQKPKDKEGTRSAELELSKTGWLLDIRKLVLGKCIGEGEFGAVYAGEYMGQQVAVKNIKCDVTAQAFLQETTVMTKLQHKNLVRLLGVILNDGLHIVTELMAKGNLVNFLRTRGRSIISTVQLLHFALDVCEGMEYLESLKLVHRDLAARNILVSDEGVAKVSDFGLAKVDCKTSDNAKLPVKWTAPEALKKEKFSTRSDVWSYGVLLWETFSYGRQPYPKMSLSEVRQHVEQGYCMEAPEDCPAGVYLLMRSCWEKEPRRRPSFHKLRDKLERELAKRSSERGS
- the matk gene encoding megakaryocyte-associated tyrosine-protein kinase isoform X2 — encoded protein: MAESWVCGTQCVAKGDHSKPKAGELAYRKGDILTILEAGLMRGSYRARSNVSGAEGVISSANVREREAIRIDPSLSLMPWFHGKISGPEAVSKLRPMEDGLFLVRESVRHPGDYVLCVSVSGEVIHYRVMYRDNKLTIDNNQYFYNLRDMIEFYSKNKGAIATILQKPKDKEGTRSAELELSKTGWLLDIRKLVLGKCIGEGEFGAVYAGEYMGQQVAVKNIKCDVTAQAFLQETTVMTKLQHKNLVRLLGVILNDGLHIVTELMAKGNLVNFLRTRGRSIISTVQLLHFALDVCEGMEYLESLKLVHRDLAARNILVSDEGVAKVSDFGLAKVDCKTSDNAKLPVKWTAPEALKKEFSTRSDVWSYGVLLWETFSYGRQPYPKMSLSEVRQHVEQGYCMEAPEDCPAGVYLLMRSCWEKEPRRRPSFHKLRDKLERELAKRSSERGS